One Longimicrobiaceae bacterium genomic window, GGGCGCAGGCCATCAGTCCCGCGATCTCCTCGTGCGCGACCTGCACGAAGTCCACGGCACCCTCCGCGCGCCGCATTGCGCCCAGGATGCCGTTGATGCCGTCGCCGGGATAGCCGTAGATGCGGCGCACGCCCCAGCGCCCGAGCCGCTCGATCAGGAAGTCCGCGGTCGTCTTCTTCTCGCCCATCTCGCACCCCGCTTCCGGTCCGCACGCGCCCATCCCGGGCGGCGGCGCGCGGTCGCACGATCCGCGCCCTCGGGGGGCTCACGGTGCGGGCTCACCGCGCAGGCGCGCGGAGCCGTCGCACTCCGCGGACGGGGCGTGCGAGGACCGGCGGGACGCGCCGTCGGACGGCATCGACCGGCTTCGGAAGCGGTTTGGCCGGATGCGGAACGGGTGGACGCGGGACGGGAGATGTGGATCGGATGATCCGCATCTCCCGTCTGCTGTTTGGTGGATGTTGGGGGAAGGTGGCCCCCTCCCCCGGCCCCTCCCCCAAAACTGCCTGGGGGAGGGGAGTTTGGGTGTCGCGTCAGCGGGTCTTCAGGGGAGGGTGCAGGTGGAGAAGCCGGTGGTGGCGGCGGTGAGGGCGGTGCCACCGGCGGCGGGGTTGAGGGCGTCGACGTAGGCCTCGACGGCCGGGGAGTCGGTGACGGCCATGGCGTGGACGGCGAAGACGAAGGGCGCGGTGCGGCCGAGGGCGATGCCGGACGCGGTGCCGCTGCCCGCGCCGGTGTTGCCGGAGGCGCGGAGGCAGACGGAG contains:
- a CDS encoding thiamine pyrophosphate-binding protein is translated as MGEKKTTADFLIERLGRWGVRRIYGYPGDGINGILGAMRRAEGAVDFVQVAHEEIAGLMACA